In one window of Miscanthus floridulus cultivar M001 chromosome 12, ASM1932011v1, whole genome shotgun sequence DNA:
- the LOC136498580 gene encoding aldehyde oxidase GLOX-like — protein sequence MRLGLLHHLVLALLLAYAAGGIVPASAGGSWKLLQSSVGVSGMHMQLLHNDRLILFDRTNFGPSNLTFPPGHPCRVNPQDVALPRGDCTAHSVEYSVASNTFRALSIFTDTWCSSGHVAPDGTLVQNGGWQDGTRKVRVMPACSDGATTCDWTEKSSPDPEVLAVGRWYATNQKLPDGRAIVVGGLNQFNYEFLPKSAGPPGVFALPFLSQTNSLYPFVHLNIDGNLFIFAKNRAVLFDYKSGTVVRSYAMLGDGTELRSNPNAGSSVLLPLKPNPTEAEVLICGGTPAGAVGRFPPALKTCGRLKITDANPSWVIEEMPSPRVMGDMILLPNGEVAIINGATDGLGGWEAANTPSTTPIIYRPDLPFVIPTGRFEAQTPTGTPRPRMYHSSAVLLRDGRVLVGGSNPHHYYNFTNVKFPTDLSLEAFSPYYLDVSKDLRPFMVDPSPKGRPTTVTYGGSLDLLCRIPDRSVVSVTMVAPSFTTHSFAQNQRQLFLQVQVSKAQLEAPPGVRVPDDAYVASVTMPATPVLAPPGYYMLFVVNGRIPSEGIWVHIQ from the coding sequence ATGAGGCTAGGATTATTGCACCACCTCGTTCTTGCCTTACTCCTCGCCTATGCCGCCGGCGGCATTGTGCCGGCGAGCGCCGGCGGGAGCTGGAAGCTCCTGCAGAGCAGCGTCGGCGTGTCGGGGATGCACATGCAGCTCCTGCACAACGACCGCCTGATCCTCTTCGACCGCACCAACTTTGGGCCGTCCAACCTGACCTTCCCGCCCGGGCACCCGTGCCGCGTCAACCCGCAGGACGTCGCGCTCCCCAGGGGCGACTGCACCGCGCACTCCGTCGAGTACAGCGTCGCGTCCAACACGTTCCGCGCGCTCTCCATCTTCACCGACACCTGGTGCTCGTCGGGCCACGTCGCGCCGGACGGCACCCTCGTCCAGAACGGCGGGTGGCAGGACGGGACCCGCAAGGTGCGGGTCATGCCCGCGTGCAGCGACGGCGCCACCACCTGCGACTGGACGGAGAAGTCGAGCCCGGACCCGGAGGTGCTCGCCGTGGGTCGGTGGTACGCCACCAACCAGAAACTCCCCGACGGCCGCGCGATCGTCGTCGGTGGGCTGAACCAGTTCAACTACGAGTTCCTACCCAAGTCGGCAGGCCCGCCTGGTGTCTTCGCGCTGCCGTTTCTGTCCCAGACTAACAGCCTGTACCCGTTCGTGCACCTCAACATAGATGGCAACCTCTTCATCTTCGCCAAGAACCGCGCCGTCCTGTTCGACTACAAGAGCGGCACCGTCGTCCGGAGCTACGCCATGCTCGGCGACGGCACCGAGCTGAGGAGCAACCCAAACGCGGGATCGTCGGTGCTGCTGCCCCTGAAGCCCAACCCCACCGAGGCCGAGGTCCTGATCTGCGGCGGGACGCCAGCCGGCGCCGTCGGGAGGTTCCCGCCGGCGCTCAAGACGTGCGGGCGGCTCAAGATCACGGACGCTAACCCGTCGTGGGTCATCGAGGAGATGCCGTCGCCGCGGGTGATGGGGGACATGATCCTGCTGCCCAACGGCGAGGTGGCCATCATCAACGGTGCCACGGACGGGCTCGGCGGGTGGGAGGCGGCCAACACGCCGTCCACCACGCCCATCATCTACCGCCCGGACCTCCCTTTCGTGATCCCGACCGGCCGGTTCGAGGCGCAGACGCCGACGGGCACCCCGCGGCCGCGGATGTACCACTCGTCGGCGGTGCTCCTCCGCGATGGCCGCGTGCTCGTGGGCGGCAGCAACCCGCACCACTACTACAACTTCACCAACGTCAAGTTCCCCACCGACCTGAGCCTTGAGGCCTTCTCGCCGTACTACCTCGACGTCTCCAAGGACCTCCGTCCGTTCATGGTCGACCCGTCGCCCAAAGGCAGGCCGACAACTGTGACGTACGGGGGTTCTCTGGACCTGCTGTGCAGGATCCCCGACCGCTCCGTGGTGTCGGTCACAATGGTCGCGCCGTCGTTCACGACGCACTCGTTCGCCCAGAACCAGCGGCAGCTGTTCCTCCAGGTGCAGGTGAGCAAGGCACAGCTCGAGGCACCACCCGGCGTACGGGTGCCGGACGACGCCTACGTGGCTTCCGTGACGATGCCGGCGACGCCGGTGTTGGCACCACCGGGTTACTACATGCTGTTCGTCGTCAATGGGCGCATTCCCAGCGAGGGGATCTGGGTACACATACAGTGA